From the genome of Methanoregula boonei 6A8:
CTCGATACTGAAACCCAGTGGCCGATCTACCTTGCAGCAGTGGGAAAGACTCAGGAGAATGTCACGCTTGGCTAGATCATTCCTGGTCTGCTCAATCCATGAGGAGGCATATGTCATGGTCAAACCGGAACCAGATGCCTTATCCTCCGATAACCTGGCAGGCCCCGGGCAACTAAAAATTACCCCGTTTTTCGGGGAAAAAGACCGCCCTAAGGTTCCGGCCGGGATTTTTTTGTTTTTATAACGCTCGCTTGTCTGCCGGGAGATCCGGTTTTTCCGGCCCTGCCTTTGGCAGGGTTGCTGCGATCTCGTCCCGGAGCTTTTCGAACTGGATTTCATCGAGCTGTTCAGAGAGCAGCCTGCCGCTCCAGGCCCGGCGGTACACCCAGTCAACGATCCGGTCTATGGCAAAGAGGACCTGGTCCTCGGTCTCCACGGTCAGGAGTTCCCTCCCGATTTTTGGGTGCCGGCCCCGGCGCCCGCCGACCGTGATAAGGAAATGGGTGTGGGCTTCTTTTAACAGGTTAAAGGAACAGGAGGTAACGCACATCCCGCACAGGACACACTTCTTCTCATCAAGTTCGGAGATCCCGTTGCGGATCTTTATCGCCTCTTCCTTACAGTAGTACACGCACGAGCCGCACCCGGTACAGAGCCCGGCAGTCCGGACCGGCCGGATCCTGCCTATGATCCCGATCTCGTTGAGCATCGGGCTTGTGCAGGCATTGGGGCACCCCGAGAGTGCGATGCGCATCTTTACCGGCATCGCCTTCCCAAAGAGTTTTTTGTCGATCTTCTGTGCAAGGCCAATCGTATCAATATTGGCAAACTTGCAGCGCTCGGTCCCCGGGCACGAGGTGATATTGACGATCTCGTCTTTCTCGGATCCGATCGGGGTGCCGTTTTTTTCAAGCCGGGCCGCGATCCGTTTGAGGGAAGCGGGCCGGACATGGGGAATCTCCAGGGACTGGCGTGTGGTACAGTGCACGGTTCCGGCCCCGTATTTTTTTGATATGGCGGCTATTCCCCGGATCTGTTCTGCGGTCAGGGAACCTGCCGGTGCCCGTATGCGGACGGTGATAAAACCGGGATCCCGCTCGGTGATCACGCCCCCTTTCATATGAATGCCGGACTCGGGATACATCGTCAGTACTACGACGGGGAATATAATTAAGCGTGAGGTTTGTGACACTAAATGCTGACTGACGAAAATATACGATCAAATATACCAGTAAACAACCAGTCCTGCTCCGGCCTATCCGGAAGGTGCGCGACTGTGCAGACGGGGATCCCTCCGCCCGGCGGCGAATTTCCTGACGGGAGGCAAAAATCTAAAAAAGAAAAAAGAGTCCAGGATTACCCGGATGCGGATCTACTTTTTCTGCCCTGCAGATTTTTCGATCTCCGCCTTTGCCTTTTCTACTTCAGATTTGGCTTTGGCAAGGATATCGTCAAAGGATTTCTGCACATGCGCTGTTGTGTCCTTCACGGTATTCTCGATATGCTTCTTGCCCTCATCGGTCGTGACAAGATCGCGGGTGACCTTTGCGAAATCATCCATGGCAGAGATCACCGACTTTGTTGCGGAGGCGAGGCGGACATCAATCGGGTGTTCCTCATTTTTGGGGGCCGGGACAGGGTCATCCACCCAGAGCCCCTTTTCAAAGTGCCCTTTCTTTTCGGTCATGGTACTCACGAGATCCTGTTTTATCATTGGTAGACAGTGATACTACAAAAGGCTTCCACACGGGCAGGACACCCCGGAAAAAGAGCCATCCAGTAAAGAGAAGTGTGACGGAGGGACACGGATTTCCCTGCCGTTTCACAAACAAAAAAAATGCCGGTTACTTATGAAAGCAGGGCGTTGAGATGGTTGAACGCTTCCTGCAGTGCCGGCAGGTGGAATCCCGGGAGGCCTTGAAAAACTCTCCCGGGGTCCGGTTGATAATGACATTGTCTGCATAACATGAGGGACAGGTCCAACGGATGATATATCCTGAGGGGGTTCCCGCAACTACTGGTTTTAATGATTGGTTAGCCATTGTTTACTCTTTTTATATGCTGGTTCGACCGGGGAAAAGATACCTCACCCGGGTTTTACTGGATCAATACTACAAAAAAGGTTTCATGAGGGGAGGTCATGGATCGCAGGGTTAGACAATCATTATTGAGCGCGATCGTATGTATGCCCAAAACCGTTTGTGTATATAATAACAGGTTGTCCGAGAATATAACCTCATGTAAGAGAACAACACAAATCCGGAGCAGATTCTGCGCATGCCCTCGCATCTGCGGTTAACGGGACGAACGGAAATACCGGGAACAGGGCCGACCTTTAACGGGACAGACCACTCTTGCACAGGGATAAAAAAACGTGGTGCGAGGGAAAAGCCGACAGGGATTCTTACGCGAAGCTCCCGAAAAACAAAACCGGACATTTTCCGGAGGGTCTGGGGAACGGTCATTTGTAAAAACGCCCGCTTCCTTTCCGAACAAGAAGGCGGAAGCATCTGCCCATACTCCAGTTGCGAGGGCAGCCGCTCTGCTAACGGCAGGAATTTCTGCTGCTTTCCAGAAGACCCATGAAGCCGGGCAGGTGCGGACGTCCTCGCAGAATATACGGAGGCAGGGATATGCCAAAAATCCCATAATACAAAATACCCTCCCGCAAAACTCCATAAATACGTTGTCTGGTGCAGTTTTTTTTTGCAGCAATCTCACGAGGCCCGGCGGGATGGCAGGCCAGGGGTACAACCTGCCCGGAGATATTCCCCGGTTACCGGTGCATGCGAAAAGATACCGGCGAAGTCCGATACGCATAACGCCGGCGATTTTCATGGTCTCAATAGTACTAACCTGCAGGTTCAATCATTTCACGCGGACCATCTGAAGATTATATAGGCACATGCCCGAAAGATACGTGCCAACAGGAGTTCATCTGATATGAATGTACAAATAATAAAAACTGAACCGGGCGTACATCGACAGACAATAAACGAGCTGGAGATTGTCATTGGCGGAATACTATGGTTTGCGGTACTCCTTGCCGGTTTTACCACGCTGACAGTTATCGGAGGTTGCCTGTATCTTGCATTCCTCGGAAGCAGGATGTATTTCTAGACCGTGAGGGAGGATATATCTCCCCATTCCGGGACCCGAAAAAAGCCCGTAAAACCGTCCGATTGTTCCCCAAAAAAATCCGGGCCGATATATAGCCCGGTTTTAAAAAATACGCCAAAATTGAGCCCCATATAATGCCCATAATCGGTTATAGAGCCCCCAAAAACGGCCTCTTTTTCCGGGATCGAACGAAAACCCATATGAGGTGAGATCAGGGCAGGAAAGGGCCTTTATGAGCCTCATTAAAATCGTCCGTTTTCAAAAATACGGTTAATTTGGGCCCTGATTTAAACGGAGCCCGATACGGGCTCCGATAGGATCAAAATGTAACCATCCGGGCTCAATACGGGCCCGGATTAGTGTAGGTCTTGAAGGGGTTCCTGTAGGCAGGAACGATCATCCCGGCCATGCACTGTTGTGCCTGACAAAAGTGAAGTCAGGAGGCAACCCCGGCTAAAAGAATACAAAGAGAAATATGGCCTGATGGTTTTTCATGGCGGAATTTTTTTCGTGGTATATCATGAGTAAAACGCTTTTACGCGGTCAAACGACATCCCCGGGGTTATTTTGGATCCATACATCAACCCGACAGCTTTCCAGTCTAAATCACTTAATTGTGTTGTGTTATCAGACCCGGAGTAGAAAATACTATCCGGATAGTCTGTGGTTTCACCCACAAAACCTAATTCCGACAACACACCTCTCATAATCCAATGTTTTCTCTGGTCACCATTAAAATCAGAATTAATATACAAGAGATTTTCATTCAGGTACGGAGTTACCAGATTACCCTTAATATACGTAATGACCCCCGTATCTGAGATAGTGGGAGTTAACGCGGAAGCATTAGAGTCCATAATATTGTCCATTGCAGTTCCCGGCAAAAAAGTTATTTTTATAGTTGCTATATCGCTCGTTTTATCAAATGTAAATTTGTTCGTGCGTGAGACGTTATTAAACTGGGCCTCGAACTGATCGATTGTTGCGGTATCATTATCATCGTACGCCCCCTTAATGGCGAGACTGATACGTGTTTCATCAGGCTTTTCAATGATGGTATTGTCAGGACCAAATGCAATATTCATGAAAAACTTGTTGATAACTGCGGAAGACAATACCGTATTTGTTGTCAGGGACTGATTCTTAAGATTTGTCTTAGTGGATACATTGCTTCTCATACTTGTACTGACAGTACCCAGGCTATTTGTTGGCGGGTGCTCAGGAATGGTATCTTTTACCAAATCATTTTTAGAGGACAGCGAAAAATTTTTCTGAAGACCCAGGGGATTAGATACATTACTATTCATTTCTGTACCGGTATGATTCATGATGTTTACCGGGTTCCAGATTCCAAATACAGGCACTATTGCAACTGCAAGCAGGATAAAAATGAGAAAAACTGCAGCCAGGAGAGGATAACGGGATTTTCCGGGTTTCAGGATCGCGGAATAGTAGGGATTGGTCTTTTTTTCCGGTAAAACCACGAGACTTTGTAACGTATCACTTACATCAATTTCAAATGTGCGGGAATGCTTTTCCCGGGATTTATGGGGATATCCAAACGTTTGTCCGGAGGGAGTGGTTGCTTTGGAATTGCGGGATGTGACTGATTGTAAATCAAACGGGGAAATCGCAGCACTTTTGGGAAGTCCGGGATCTGAGACCGTTTCGTAGTATCTTCCATCTACGTCGCTACCGGAGATTGATTTCAGCGCTTCGAAGAGATCACTGCTGCTGGTGTCTAAATCTGAAGCCACATCCGGCAAATAGGGCGTTTTGTTTAAAATTGATTCGAATTCAGCAAGTTCACTTTCCCGGACATATCGTTCAAAGGTTGACTGGATCTCCGCAGATCCTGTGCCGGGATTAAGATAAGAGACTGCTGCAGATCCAAGGAGGAATGTGGAATTCCAATCGATTCTCTGATCGGTTGACACCAGGTTAAACTTTCGCACGACACGTATTATTTCCTGAAGAACCGGTTCCCAGCCGATATCGGGACCCAGTCGTGTCCGGATAATTTTTGCTATAACGGGCGCAACCGCATCTATTTTTTTCCTGTCATATTCGTTGATTGCAGAAATATATGCACTTTTTGCATTTTCTTCCTTTTCGATGATCTTTGAGAACGTTGCCAGGATCAGATAATAATTGGATATGATCCCCGTTTTCTGTATAAGGAGGTATATTTTCTCAAAATCTTCAATAAGGAACAATAGATCCCTGCATACCTGGAATCGGGAAAGATCTGTTGAAGGATTGTTTTTTCCAAAAAAATTCTGATCCTCCTGTAACTCGTCACACTTTTGCGAAAAAAAGGTAAAAATTTCTTCAAGATCATGTTCCCTTACCGGAAGCTTGTTTTTTTCAAATAGTTCAAGGAATAAATGAATCGATCGTTTTCTGGTTGTGTTGTAAACGGTATAGTAGCGAAAGCAGTAATTATGGTATATCTGATAATCAGATTCCCTGAACTGAACCCAGATTTTTTCCATATCCTGTGCTTTGCTCCTTAAATCATCATCCAACACGCCGGCCCGAGGTATATACTTACCCGGGTATTGCATTTCTTGGAGCAGTTATTGCAACGAGATTCTCCCACGAGAAGCAAAAAACAGATTAATGAGATGCTATGTATTTCCCGAAGCAAAAAATGACTCCCGGTCATGAGAATTTTCCCCATCAGCAGTTTCAAAAACAATAAAAATAGTGGATAATAAGATCGAACAATTACCAGATAGAAGCATAAAATACATCCGATTACCGAATCCTGAACGAATTAAAAAAAAATGGAGGGTGCTCTCACTGGTCTGCACCTGAACCAAGACTCCTCTCAATCTGTTTGAGCCGGTGCTCCTGATCCCGTATTTTCCTTTCCGCATTCTTAATGGCAATTCCTATCTCGCTTTCGGGCTCCGGAGTATCTGTGTCCAGATGATAGGTCCTGACAAGGAGGTCCCATAATCGTTTATTGACATCTACAACCCGGGTAAGACGGGCATGTTCACAGAGTTTATCCCGATCGATACCGGCTCTTTTTGCAGCGGCAATTTTCTCCTCGATCATCTGCCGTCGCCCAAATACATGCGTTATTGCATCCACCAGCCCCTCGCGGGTTACCGGTTTCAAGACATAATCTTCAATGCATATTGCATAATTTTCAACATCCTTTGGCGTAAGCCGCAGTGCCGTGAGCATGATAACCGGGATGCCCCGGGTTGCCGTGTTTTTCTTGATCTCCCTGATGGTTTCCCATCCGTCCATTGGTTCCATACCGATATCAAGCAGGATGAGATCGGGGACTGCAGATGCGAGTTGCTTAAGGCACTCCCCACCGCTCGTGGCGGTCCGGGTGGTATATCCTTCTATTTTGAGGAGTCCATCAACCACGTCGATAATATCCTGGTCGTCATCAACTATGAGAACACTTTTGGGTCTCACCCGCAGGTACCGGATATACACAAATATCCCCGCAAAGAGGAGCATAGCCCCGGATCCTATGACCAGTATTCCCCAGAGTTGCCCGTACATCGATGCATCAGATCCCGGCAAACTGGCCCGGGGCGGATTTACATTTACCGGCGCTTTTGATTCGAACGATGCAGGATTATCGGGATCATTTGGGTAATCCGCAAAGAATGAATCGATTTGGGGTTTTAAGTCCACCGAGGCGAGGAGCGCTCCTCCTGCAGGATTATACAGCATGAACCCGGTAACGTTCCGGTCGAACGGGAAGGTGACGACAAAATCTGTTGAATTCCGGCGATCCACAACGCCCAGGATCTGGCCGTCTGAGCTTCTGAAATCCCCGTACTGGACTCTCGGGTCCCAGACTGTGAACGTTTTCACAATTGAACCATTGGCAGCGACCAGTTCCGCTCTGAAGCCCGGCTGCGCAGGGAAGAGATTCGATGCGGAGCCGTAATATATTCCCGTGGAGTTTGTGGTGAAGTTCCCATTGTCGATATTCATATGGAGACTTACGTATTTGTCGTACTGGGGAGAGTCGGCTGCAACAATACCGGTGAGAACGGGAAGGAGAAGACACAGACAGATAATTGTGAATCCGGATAAAGATTTCATGCAGCTGTCCCCCAGATATTGATATTATTGAAGACATACGTCATCCGCTGGGTTGAGGCCTTCCCGAACGTCCCGCTGTACCCTTCGTGCATAATATCCGGATCGGGGTCCCATCGCCAGAATGGCTTTGTACAGGACGCCGGATCCGCAGCCTCGATCTGCCGGCATGCTGAAGGGTCCCAGGAATTGTTTATTGCATCCGCTACACAGCTCTCCTGTGACGACCACACATTCGGATGAGGATCGTTCTGCCAATACAATGTGTCGCCGCAGTAGGTGTCGACAAGGCCGAAGATCGCATGACCGATCTCATGCTGGAAGAGGACGTTCTGGTTGTCAGGGGTTTTCATCCAGCTCCTGCCTGAGCCGTGATTGACACAGCCCTCCGGCTCGTCCGATGTACCGGCATCCGTGGCTGAATAGGGGGGATACAGGATTATGACGACATCCGCAAAGGGTACCGTTTCCCAGAATGTATCCGGAACACTCCCTGAGCACCCGTCAAAGGCGTCTGCGAACTGTGACGAGTCATAATAATAATAGATATTGAACCGGTTCCGGTAGTCGGAGGGGATAGGGTTAGTTGTATCGGTAACCGTGTCAAGGGTGAAAAGTGACTCATTAACGATCCCGTTGACATCCGTTACGAATGCACTTCTGTTCGTGACATACGGAGTTGTAGTAATTTTTTCCTGGTCAGCATAATCGTACGTAGTCCCCGAGGGGATAAACACGATATCGATCTTCGTATCATGGGAGCCGGCTACCTGAATGGGAACGAGCAGTTGGGACTGCAGTCCGATCCTGACCGGTGAATCGGATGGGACAACCACGCTTTGCGTATAATCCAGGTATCCGGATTTTGATACCCGGATGGTATGCCGGCCTTTTGATACCGGGCCGAGTTCCAGGATCCCCGTTGTTCCCTGATCGGATGTAGAACCGTCGTATCCGCCATCGAGGTACACAGAAACGTTTCCAAGAGGCTCCCCTGAAGGCACATCAACCGTTAACAGCGAAAGATCGTATCCCGAGGGAGATTTTTGGATTCCACCAGCAGGAGTTGTCATTGTCGGGGCACCGGCATTCATGTACATCATTATTCCAGCGAGTACTGCCACGATCCCGATTGAAAGGATTCCACAAAGGATCAGGATCTGCTGGCTGCGATTCATGGTGTTCGTTCACTTCAGGTTATGGGATAGTATGCGTTATGTGTGTTCTTTCATCCGCAATCCACGGTCGAAGGTCTCCCCGAACTGATCCGGGTTCTCATTTGCCGGAAATTCTCTCATTATCTTTGGAAAGGTTCTTTTTTAGAGGGGGTTTCCCTGACAGATTACATCCGTTTTTCAGTACGACAAAAAGGTACTTCATCGGAATGAACCGGGTTGGACTGATATCGGGAATCTCTTACGAGGGCATTTCTGTTTTTCCTCAACCGAAGGGACTAAAAAAAAGTGCGCCTGAGAAGAGGAGTTAATCTCT
Proteins encoded in this window:
- a CDS encoding 4Fe-4S dicluster domain-containing protein, which gives rise to MYPESGIHMKGGVITERDPGFITVRIRAPAGSLTAEQIRGIAAISKKYGAGTVHCTTRQSLEIPHVRPASLKRIAARLEKNGTPIGSEKDEIVNITSCPGTERCKFANIDTIGLAQKIDKKLFGKAMPVKMRIALSGCPNACTSPMLNEIGIIGRIRPVRTAGLCTGCGSCVYYCKEEAIKIRNGISELDEKKCVLCGMCVTSCSFNLLKEAHTHFLITVGGRRGRHPKIGRELLTVETEDQVLFAIDRIVDWVYRRAWSGRLLSEQLDEIQFEKLRDEIAATLPKAGPEKPDLPADKRAL
- a CDS encoding response regulator, whose protein sequence is MKSLSGFTIICLCLLLPVLTGIVAADSPQYDKYVSLHMNIDNGNFTTNSTGIYYGSASNLFPAQPGFRAELVAANGSIVKTFTVWDPRVQYGDFRSSDGQILGVVDRRNSTDFVVTFPFDRNVTGFMLYNPAGGALLASVDLKPQIDSFFADYPNDPDNPASFESKAPVNVNPPRASLPGSDASMYGQLWGILVIGSGAMLLFAGIFVYIRYLRVRPKSVLIVDDDQDIIDVVDGLLKIEGYTTRTATSGGECLKQLASAVPDLILLDIGMEPMDGWETIREIKKNTATRGIPVIMLTALRLTPKDVENYAICIEDYVLKPVTREGLVDAITHVFGRRQMIEEKIAAAKRAGIDRDKLCEHARLTRVVDVNKRLWDLLVRTYHLDTDTPEPESEIGIAIKNAERKIRDQEHRLKQIERSLGSGADQ
- a CDS encoding peptidase associated/transthyretin-like domain-containing protein; the protein is MNRSQQILILCGILSIGIVAVLAGIMMYMNAGAPTMTTPAGGIQKSPSGYDLSLLTVDVPSGEPLGNVSVYLDGGYDGSTSDQGTTGILELGPVSKGRHTIRVSKSGYLDYTQSVVVPSDSPVRIGLQSQLLVPIQVAGSHDTKIDIVFIPSGTTYDYADQEKITTTPYVTNRSAFVTDVNGIVNESLFTLDTVTDTTNPIPSDYRNRFNIYYYYDSSQFADAFDGCSGSVPDTFWETVPFADVVIILYPPYSATDAGTSDEPEGCVNHGSGRSWMKTPDNQNVLFQHEIGHAIFGLVDTYCGDTLYWQNDPHPNVWSSQESCVADAINNSWDPSACRQIEAADPASCTKPFWRWDPDPDIMHEGYSGTFGKASTQRMTYVFNNINIWGTAA